The sequence GCGGCCGAGCAGGTGACGCTCATTGAGGAAAACGCCATCTGCGTCACCATTACCGATATGCTGAATGTCGAAGGTGTCGTGCTGGAGCCGGCTGGCGCGCTGGCGATCACGGCACTGGAAAAGCTCGATCGCGACAGCATTCGCGGCAAGACCATCGTTGCCGTCGTCTCCGGCGGCAATTTCGATTTCGAGCGCTTGCCCGACGTCAAGGAGCGCGCCATGCGCTATGCCGGCTTGAAGAAATACTTCATCCTGCGTCTGGCGCAGCGCCCCGGCGCGCTTCGCGATTTCCTCAACATGCTCGGCCCGGAAGACGATATCGCCCGCTTCGAATATCTGAAGAAGAGTGCCCGCAATTTCGGCTCCATCCTGATCGGCATCGAGACGAAGAATCCGGATAATTTCAAACAGCTTATCGCGAACTTTGAAAGTTCCGGCATGGGCTACGAGGACATCACTGAAAACGAGATCCTGGCAAACCTGATCATTTGACTTTGCGACCCTGCAACCTTCATGCTAAAGGCGATCCATGGCTTCGTTCTTTTCAAATATCCTTTCGATTTTCACCGGCGGCGCATCGCAGGCTGGCACGGAAAAGTCCGGCGGCTCGACAGTCAGCGTCGAGCCCCAGGTGCATGCCGGCTGCACGATCTATGCGACGCCGCAGCGCGAGGGCAATCAGTTCCGGCTTATGGGCCGGATCGAGAAGGATGTGAACGGCGAGATCCTGGTGCGCAATTTCATCCGCGCCGATGTCTTCACCTCGTCGGACGATGCGGTGGAATCGACCTTCCGCAAGGGCCAGCAGATCATCGACCAGAACGGCGCCGGCCTCTTCGGCGACGGCGAAAAGGTTCGCCAGGTCTGATCTTCGGACGGATCCCCTAGAATGCGTTTGATGCAGGGCCGCCTCCCGCATGTGCTTTTGGCGGCCCCAGAATATTCTTTGAAATCGATAACTGATTGGATTTTCGCAGGGGCTCAAGCCGTGCGGAACATCTTCGCGCCGGCGGGGGCGTTGACGGCGCCGCCGTCGACCGTGATTTCGATCGCCGTGACATTGGCGGAATCGTCGGAAGCGAAGTAGAGCGCGGCCTTGGCGATCTCGTCGGCTTCGCTCATGCGGCCGAGCGCGCTCAGGCCGCCAAAGCGGGCCTGCAGCGCATCCAGAGCCTCCGGCGTGCTGGCGCGCGGGTCCCAGATCGGTGTCTTGGTGGCGCCCGGTGTGACCTGGTTGACGCGGATGCCGCGGGGCGCAAGCTCGGAAGCGAGATTGCGGGTCATGGCGCGAACGGCGCCCTTCGTGCCGGCATAGGCCGAAGCGCCGGGAATACCGAGAACGGCATGCACGGAGCCGTTCAGGATCACCGAGCCGCCATCGTTCAGATATGGCAGGGCGGCCTGCACCGTGAAGAAGACGCCGGTGAAATTGATGCGGACGATGGTTTCGAACTGCTCAAGCGTCGTTTTGCCGAGCGGCGTATCCCCGGCAATGCCTGCATTGGCAAAGACCACATCGAACTTTCCAAGCTTTTCCGCAGCCTCGGCAAAGGCTTTCTCTAGGGCCGGAATATCGGTGGTGTCGGCCTGCAATGCCAGCACGTCGCCGCCGAGTTGTTCCGCTGCCGTGGCCAATGTCTTGGCGTTGCGGCCTGTTATGGCGACCTTGGCGCCTTCGGCGAGGAAGAGGCGGGCGGTGGCAAGGCCGATACCGCTGTTTCCGCCGGTGATGACGGCAACTTTGTTCTTGAGACGCATATTCGTAGCTCCTGTTGGCTTTTGTCACGATCTGGATTATGATCGTTATCTATAAGGATTATGATTGTAATCCACTTTGTCAAGCCGGGCATGAAAGGATTTTCGATGGGCCGCTCACAATTGGAAAAGCAGAAGACGCACGAACGCATCGTGACGCTGGCTGCCAAGCGCCTGCGCGAAGAGGGATTGGAAGGGATCGGCGTCGCCGACCTCATGAAGGAGGCGGGGCTTACCGTCGGCGGCTTCTACAAGCACTTCGCCTCTCGCGATGAATTGGTCGCAGAAGCCGTCGAATCGGCGATCGGGTCATGGCGGCGGCAGCAGGAGGAAAAGGGGATCGTCCCCGAGACCATCTCGCTGAACGATTATGTCGATACCTATCTCAGCGAAGGTCATCGCGATCATTGCGGCGAGGGCTGCGCCTATGCGGCGCTGACGGCGGATATGGCGCGTAGCAGCGAGACGGTCCGCGCCGTTGCGACGGAAGGCCTGCGACGGAATTTCAATGCCATGACGGCGCGCATGCCGGAGCCGGAAACTGCCGAAGCAAGGCGAAAGGCGATTATCGCCTCCTGCCTGATGACCGGGGCGCTCGGTCTCGCGCGTGTGGCGGATGACGAGGCTCTTTCGAGCGAAATTCTGGAGACCGTGAAACAGTTCGTAAAGGCGCTGCCGCAGGCACAATAGCAAAGCGGCCGGTTTTAACCGGCCGCCTGTGATCATCTGAATAAGTAATTGATTAAGCGGCGAGAGCCAGCTCGGAAGCGCGGGCCTGGGCGGCGCCGATTGCCTTCTCAACAGCTTCCGGACCAAAAGCGATGCCCTCGATGTAAACGGTCTCGACATCGGTGATGCCGATGAAGCCGAGTACGGACTTCAGGTAGGGAACGGCATGGTTCAGCGGGGCAGCCGGGCCTTCGGAGTAGACGCCGCCGGAGGCTAGCACGATATAGGCCTTCTTGCCGGTAGCAAGGCCCTTCGGACCGGTTTCCGTGTAGGTGAAGGTGCGGCCGGCGCGGGCGACGTTGTCGATCCAGGTCTTCAGCGAGGAATAGATGTTGAAGTTGATGAGGCCGGTGCCGATAACAAGCGTGTCGGCTGCCAGCAGCTCGTCGATCAGCGCGTCGGAAACCTTGACCAGTTCCTGCTGCTCGGGCGTGCGGGCGTCAGCCGGCGTGCGGATGGCGACCGTGAAGGGGCCGTCGATGTGCGGGAGATTGTCGGCCGCAAGGTCGCGCTTGACGAGCGTCTTGCCCGGATTGTTGGCCTTGATCTTCTCGGCCAGCTCGGTGGCGATCTTGGTGGAGAGCGAGTCCGGACGCGGGCTGGAGGTCAGAAGCAGAATAGAGGACATATCCGTTTTCCTTTTCAATAAGTTGCTAAATCGGCTGGGAGAGTCCGATCACGTTCGCCCCACAAATAAGTCATCAGTGCTATCGAGAAAAACTGTGATAATATGGATTGGAATTATCGATAGAATGGATGGCAGATGCTCCCCAATCCCACCCTTGACCAATTGCAGGTCTTTCTGACCGTCGCCGAGTCAGGCAGTTTCTCCGCCGCCTCGCGTGCGCTTAACCGCGCGCAGTCGGTCATCAGCTACACGATCGCCAATCTGGAGGCTCAGCTCGAAATGCCGCTGTTCGAGCGCTCCGGCTCGCGCCAGCCGAGGCTGACGGATGCGGGCAGGGTGATGCTGGAGGATGCGCGCCGCATTCTTTCCGATCTGCAAGTGATGCGCGCCAGGGTGAAGGGTTTGAAGACCGGGCTCGAGGCGGAGGTGGCCGTCGCCATCAGCGTCATGGTGCCGGTTCATGCCACCGTCGACGTGCTGCGCGAATTCCGTGATCGTTTTCCTTACGTCTCCCTGCGGCTCGACACCGGCGAACTCGGCTCGATGCTCGAGCTTGTCACAAGCGGCAAGTCGACCATCGGTATCGGCGGCTCGGTGGTGAAACAGGATGATGCTTTGGTCATCGAGCGCATCGGACATTCCTTCATGATGCCGGTTGCTGCCCCCACTCATCCGCTCGCTATGCTCGGACGGCCGTTGACGCTTGCCGATGTACGCGAAGAAGTGCAATTGGTCGTCACCGACGCGTCAAACCTCACCAATGGCAAGGATTTCAACGTCCTGTCCTACAAGATCTGGCATCTGAGCGATATCGCCACCAAACATCAGCTGATCCGGGGTGGTCTTGGCTGGGGCGGCCTGCCGGCCTCGTTCATCATGGAGGATCTGCAGAAGGGCAGGCTGGTGCCGCTGGCACTCGATGCCTACGACCAGAGCGAATACCCGCTCTATGCTATCCGCAAGGTGGACAACCCCCCTGGGCCTGCGGCTGCGTGGATGATCGAGGCTTTCCGTTCGCGCTTGGCGCGGTGCCCGAACCAAGAAGACTTCAAGTCCGCCGTCGAGATGTTCCATCCGGGCGACAAGCGCCTGGCGGCGGAGTGAAAAAGTCCTCTCCCCGAATGAGAGGAGAGGACGATAGCATCCTTGATTACAGAATCAGCCGGTAGCTGCGGAAGCCGTCGGCGCCTTCGCCGGCATCTTCGATCTTCACGCTCTTGACCTGACCGAGGAAATCCTTGGCCTTCGGCGAACTCTGGAACCGGACGGTCGTGTCCGCCAGCGGCTTGAAGGTCCAGTTGCCGTCGGCGGTCGGGTTGATCGTGCCCTGCTCGTGGACATAGCGTACGATGACGTCGCGGTTGGTGTCCGGCGCCTGATAGACGACCTTGTCCGCCGCGATTTCCGGGAAGTTGCCGCCGCCGCCTGCGCGGTAGTTGTTGGTGACGACCAGGAACTTCTGTGCGAGGTCGATCGGCTTGCCGTCGAACTGCAGGTTCTGGATGCGGTTTGCATCGGCATTCAGAACCTTGCCATCATCGCCGAAGCGGCGCGGCTGCGAGAGGTCGATCTGGTACGTGACGCCGTCGATGACGTCGAAATTGTAGGAGGGGAAGCCGCTGTTGATCAGATCCGCATCCTTGGCGCCGGGCTGCACCTGGTTGAACATCGCAGCCGACATTTCCAGCCAGTTCTTGACCTGTGCGCCGTTGATGACAACGGCCTGCACGGTGTTCGGATAGAGGTAGAGGTCTGCGACGTTCTTGATGGCGATATTGCCGGCGGGAACATCCGTATAATAATCGGCGCCGTTGCGACCCCCGCATTTGAAGGGGGCAGCCGCCGAAAGAACCGGCAGGTCGTTGTACTGCGTCTCCTTCAATATGTTCTTGATGTACCAGATCTGCGCCTGGCTGACGATCTGGACAGAGGGATCGTCGGCGACCAGCGCGAAGTAGGAATAGAGCGGCGCGGAGGTCTTGCCGACGGGCGTGCGGACATAGGTCAGCGTCGCCTCATGCTCGGCCTTGGCTGCTTCGACGACTTCCTTCTTGTCGGCGACATCGGCGACGACCTTCTTCTTGTCGTCGCGATGGTAGATCGGTCGCGCCTCGGAAGTGAAGTCGACGATCTTCCAGCTCTTGCCGTCCTTTTCGAGCAGCAGGTCGATGAGGCCGAGATGCGAGCCCCAGAAGCCGGCCATGACGGCGGGCTTGCCATGCAGCGTTCCCTTGACGGGATCGGCGTCCTTGATGCCGTCCCAGGTCTTCGGGCCGGGAAAGACGAGGTGCTGGTGACCGGTAAAGACGGCATCGATACCATCGACCGCCGCCACATAGAGCGAGGCGTTTTCCATCTTCTCGCTCTGGCCGCTGCCGTCGATGCCGGAATGGGAGAGGGCGATGATGATGTCGGCGCCTTCGGCCTTCATCACCGGAACCCAGGCCTTCGCGGCTTCGACGATATCGCGCGTCTGCGCCTTGCCTTCGAGGTTCTTGATGTCCCAGAGCATGATCTGCGGCGGCACGAAGCCGATGAAGCCGATCTTGATCGGGCTTTCATTGCCGGCGCCGTCCTTGATCTTCTTTTCGAGGATCAGATAGGGTTTGAAGAACAGGTCGTCCTTCGTCGGGTCGGAAGCAAGTTGGCCCTTGGTCAGGTTGGCGCAGACGAAGGGAAAGTTCGCGCCGGCCAGCACCTTGAACATGAAGTCGAGGCCGTAGTTGAATTCGTGGTTGCCGAGCGTGCCCACGGAATAGCCGAGCGTGTTCATCGCCTTGATGACCGGATGGACGTCGCCGTCCTTCATGCCGTGTTGATAGGCCATGTAATCGCCCATCGGATTGCCCTGCAGCACGTCACCATTGTCGATGAGGAGCGAGTTGGTGGCTTCGGCGCGGATGTTGTCGATGATCGTTGCCGTGCGCGTCAGGCCCATCGTGTCGTTCGGTTTGTCGGCATAATAGTCATAGGGGAAGACGTTGACGTGAATGTCGGTCGTTTCCATGAGGCGCAGATGCGCCTGGTTGCTGGCGGCGCGGGCGGCGAAAGGGTGCAGCACGATCAGCGCTGCCGCAGCACTCAGGCCTTGCAGCAGGGAACGGCGTGACATGCTGGGCAAATCCAGAATGGAAGACATAAGACACTCCTTCAACGATGGGGCTATGGTCCGTCGATCATCTCTCGGGCGAGGGAGATTAGGACGATTTTCGAAGGTGTGCACCAGTAATGTGACAGGCTTATTGTGGATCATAGCCGGCTTGTGCCGGCATTCGATCAGCGCTTGAGAACCGGCTTTATGTCCTTGTGGAAAAAGCGGAAATAGGACGCGACTTTCGCCGACGCGTTGGACGAGCGATCGAACTCGATGCCGATGCGGCCGTTGTGAGCCCAGCGCACGAAACCATCCAAAAGGCCGATATCGTCGCATTCGACGCGAACCTTGCTGCCAGCGGCGGCATAAAGCGGCGCCTGCAGGTCGAGCGCGATGCCGCTAGTCGAAATGTCGACGACGCGACCGGTGACAAGCTTGGTGAAATACCGAACCTGGCCCGTGAGCCGCGCATGGTGGCGCGACGAGCCGCGTGTCTTGATTTTCAGATTGCCCTGAATGGGAGATTTCGAAGAGAACTGCATGATGTTATCCCGGCTCATCCGTCTTTTCTCGCGTTGAATATCAGATGTGCCTTGCGGGATGTTTAGCATAATCGTTAAAATTGTAGCCGGGCGTCCCGAATCGGTACCGCATCGAGATGGCCGCTGCGATCGGCCATGTGACTACGAGAGGTGCGGGATATGCGTATCGTTTCTTTGAATGCATGGGGTGGCCGGCTGCATGAGCCATTGATGCCCTATCTCGTCAATGTCGAGGCGGATGTTCTGTGCCTGCAGGAAATGGTTCGCACGCAGGGAGCGGACGCCGATTGGCTGGTCTATCGCGATCACGGCATCGAGCTCCTGCAGCGCGCCAATCTTTTCGAGGAACTGAAGGCTGCTTTGCCGGCTTACGATGCTTTCTTCCTCCCCGTGGCGCGAGGCGATCTTTTCGAGGGGGACCGGCGATTCGATTCCGAGTTCGGTCTGGCAACCTTCGTGCGCCGGACCTATCCGATCATTGGCCAGGCAGCCGGCTTCGTTCATGGTGAATTCTCGGCCGACGGCTATGGACCTCATCCGCGTTCGCGCAATGCGCATTGCATCCGCCTGTTCGACTATGAGCGCGGCTATCCGATCACGATTGCCCATATGCATGGTCTGCGGGATCTGGAAGGGAAGGGCGATACGCCCGCCCGTCGTCATCAGGCAAACGCGTTGGTCGATCTCATCCGGCAAGTAAAGCACGAGGGTGACAGGCTGGTCGTCTGCGGCGATTTCAACCTGCTGCCCGGCAGCGAGACCTTCGATATTCTCAGCTCACTTGGCCTTGCCGATCTTGTCACTTCACGGGGATATGAGGATACACGCACGTCCCATTACAAGAAGCAGCCGCGCTTTGCCGACTACATGCTGGTGACGTCCAATGTCGAGGTGATCACTTTCGATCCTGTCGCAGAGCCTGAAGTCTCGGATCACCGCGCTTTGCTGCTGGATTTGAAATAGGAAAGGTCACAGGCCGACATTCGGCCGGTCGATGATCTCGCGCAGCGCGAAGCTCGAATTGATCTTCACGACATGGGGCAGGGCCGAGAGCCAGTCTCGATGGATGCGTTCGTAGTCCTCAAGGTCGCGCGCGGCGACCCGCAATATGTAGTCGTATTCGCCCGACATGAGGTAGCAGGACAGCACGTTGGGGCAGCGTTTTACCGCCGCTTCGAATTCCGAAAGCGTCTTGGCGAATTGGCCTGATAGTGAGATGTGTACGAAGGCGATCATCTTGTAATCAAGCGCCTTGTGCGAAAGATGCGCGTGATAGCCGTCGATGACGCCGCTCTTTTCGAGGATATCGAGCCGGCGTGAACAGGCCGAGGGCGAGAGGCCGACCTTTTCGGCCAGTTCCGCGTTGGTGATCCGTGCATTCTGCTGAAGCATCCGCAGAATCGAATGATCTATGGCGTCTAGGTCGGACATTCGAAGAACTTTCGAAAAAACTCCTGTTCACGCAATAAATCACGAAAAATGACCGCAGCGCAAATCGTCTTTGCAAGGACATTGCGAGGCGGTGGTGGTCTGATTTCAGTCGGAGAAAATGAAAGACGCAAAAGCATTCGAGGAGGAATGAAATGCGCGTTGGCTGCCCGAAGGAAATCAAGAACCACGAATACCGCGTCGGTCTGACGCCGGCATCCGTTCGCGAATATGTCGCTCATGGCCATGAAGTCTGGGTCGAAACGAAGGCCGGTGCCGGCATCGGTGCCGACGATCATGCCTACATTGCCGCAGGCGCCAAGATCGCCTCAAGCGCCAAGGATATTTTCGAGAAGTGCGACATGATCGTGAAGGTCAAGGAGCCGCAGCCCTCCGAATGGGCGCAGCTTCGCGAGGGACAGCTTCTTTACACCTATCTGCATCTTGCGCCCGATCCGGAGCAGACCAAGGGGTTGCTTGCTTCGGGCGTCACCGCCATTGCCTATGAGACCGTAACCGATGAGCGGGGCGGCCTGCCGCTGCTGGCGCCGATGTCCGAAGTCGCTGGCCGTCTATCCATCCAGGCGGGCGCAACGGCTCTGCAGAAAGCCAATGGCGGCCTCGGCATCCTGCTCGGCGGCGTGCCCGGCGTGCTGCCGGCCAAGGTGGCGATCATCGGCGGCGGCGTCGTCGGCCTGCATGCGGCGAATATGGCGGCGGGCCTCGGCGCTGATGTCAGCATCCTTGATCGCTCGCTGCCGCGCCTGCGCCAGCTGGACGATATCTTCAATGGCCGCGTCCACACCCGCTATTCCAGCATCCAGGCGCTGGAAGAAGAAGTCTTTTCCGCTGATCTTGTGATCGGTGCCGTGCTGATCCCCGGCGCGGCTGCGCCGAAGCTGGTGACGCGCGAAATGCTGTCAGGCATGAAAAAGGGCTCGGTGATCGTCGACGTCGCCATCGACCAGGGCGGCTGCTTCGAGACCTCGCATGCGACGACCCATTCCGACCCGACCTATATGGTCGAAGGTGTCGTGCATTATTGCGTCGCCAACATGCCGGGCGCGGTTCCTGTCACCTCGGCGCACGCCTTGAACAATGCAACCATTTATCATGGCCTGGCGCTCGCCGATCGCGGTTTGCGCGCGATCGCGGAAGACAAACACCTCCGCAATGGCCTCAATGTCCACAAGGGCCGCATCACCAACCGGCCGGTGGCCGAAGCGCTCGGCTATGAGGCCGTGGCGCCAGAGAGCATTCTGAACGTCGCGTAAAACCCATTGCGCGCAGATCAGATGGAAGCGCCGGCATCCGCGTACGCCGGCGCTCCTATTTTATCGATCCGGCACTGATAGCAGTTGTTTCGTGCCGAGCGGACATGGACATAGGCGATGTCGGGACGCTCAAGCAGCGAAGCCGCATAGGCTGCGATGTCGCCGGTCGGCGTCACGGCGCCGGTTCCGTAGACGATGCGATCGTTCTTCCCATAACCGCGCACAATGAAATCCTTGCTGGTCGTCAGCACCGGCGGCAGGATTTCTTCCGCTTCGTACCGCTGGCACGGCGTCTTGTGCAGGAAGATCGGACCCGTCTCCGCATAGGGCTGCAATTCCGGGAAGGGGCGATAGGCGAAGACGAACAGTTCTTCGCCAGCATCGATATTGCGCAGGCAATGCCGGCAGGGATGGCCCGGACCATCGGAAATCATGGTCTCCGGCTGGTGACTATAGGCATCTGCGCCGCCGTTCCACAGAAGTTCGGCGTCGGAGGTAGGCATGGCTCCAAAGGCGATGGAAGTCATGGCAAAGCTCCTTTCGAGATTTGCCATGTGATGCGCCGGAGCGACGCGCGAAGCCACCCGATTCCTGCGGCTATAGCGCCCTAGCCCTTCTTGGCGAGCTCAAGCAGTTCCTTATCGCTCAGCGGCCGAACGATACCTTCGCCCGTCGAAATCGGTGAGAAGCCGAACATCTGATAGAGCTGCAATGCTCTGGGATGATCGAGATTGTTCGTGGTGGTCACGATGCGTTGCGGGTTCATCGTCCAAATGGCGTAGAGCGACTGTAGCAGGAACCATTTGCCGATACCGAGGCCAAGCGCGTTTTCGATGAGGCCGAAATGGCTGAGCTCGATCGTCTCGTCGTCCTGGCGGAAATATTCGAAGAATCCGCCCGGCGCACCGTTGACGTAAAGCACGCTGATATCGTTGCGTTGGTCGTGAAGGACAGCGGCCAATTGCTCGTCGGAGAGGCGGAGACGCTCTACCCAATGCCAGCGGGCGCCTACCTGACGATAGAGATAGCGGTAGAACGGCAGCGGGATGCCAGGCGCCCGCATGATCGCGGTCTGTATATTGACCGGCACCGGCAGGCTGGCCTTGGGCGGCGCGGTCATTTCCAGACGGGTGATGTGAACTTTGATCGACGAGGGCGTCTTCACGGCCGGGATACTCAATCTTGACCGGTGACGATGGGCGTATCCGCCCGGCTGCCCCATTCCGACCAGGAGCCGTCATAGAGCTTGTTGTCGCCATGGCCGAGGGATTCGAGCGCCAGCGTGATGATGGCGGCGGTAATGCCGGAGCCGCAGGTCGTCACCACGGGCTTTTCGAGATCGATGCCGGCCTTCTCGATGGTTTCCCTCAATTCCGGCAGCGACTTGAACTTGCCGCTCGTGGCGAAGACACCCGATGGCAGACTTTTTGCGCCCGGCATATGACCCGAGCGCATGCCTTCGCGCGGCTCCGGCTCGGTTGCCGCAAAGCGGCCGCCACTGCGGGCATCGGCGATCTGCAGGGAATGGCTGTCGACGATTTCTCGCATCTCGTCGAGCGAAACGACACGATCGGCATTGAACGTCGGCTTGAACGTCGCGGGCGCGAAGCTCGGCGTCGCCGTCTCCAGCAGCCGACCCTCGGCCTTCCAGCCATCCAGGCCGCCGTCGAGCACAAAGACATTCGGCGCGCCCATGACGATGTGGAACAGCCACCAGACGCGTGGCGAAGCAAACAGGCCTGGACCGTCATAGATCACGATGCGATCGCTCTCGCTGATGCCGAGCTTGCCCACCTCTGCCGCGAAGAATTCGGGCGAGGGGACCATATGCGGCAGGCCGGTCGAATGATCTGCAATCTTGTCCTGATCGAAGCGGATCGCGCCGGGAATATGGCCGCTGGCATATTCGGCGTCGGCATCGCGCTTCTGTGCCGGCAGATAGAAGGATGCGTCGAGGATACGCAGATCCTTGGCACCCAGCTCAGCCTGCAGCCAGTCGGCGGATACGACGAAACGGCTCTTGTCCGCTGCCATGATGATCACTCCCCTGCTATGGTTTATTGGTCTTGATATCGAGATATAGGCGCTTGCCCGGTCAATTCTCGTTGGTCGGTACGCCGAAACGAATGCGGAAGCGGCGGTTTTCCTTGCCCTTCTTCTCGATCTTGGCAATGTGGATTGCGCCGACCTCCTGCGTTTCCGACACATGCGTGCCGCCGCAAGGCTGGCTGTCGATGGCCGAATCCTCGCCGATGCAGACGAGACTGACCCGGCCCAGGCCCATCGGCGGGCGCACATTCTTGGATTTGACGATGCCCGGATTGGCGATCAGCTCCCCGTCGGTAATCCAGCGGACGAAGACGGGATGGTTCTCTTTAACGAGCGCCATCATCTTCGCCGTCACTTCATCCTTGTCGATCGTCTCGCCCATGTCGAAATCGACCCGGCTCTCATCCTCGCCGACCGCCGCGCCCGTGATCGGATAGGGGCAGACCACCGAGAGGAGATGGCAGGCCGTATGCATGCGCATCAGCTTGTAGCGGCGTGCCCAGTCGATATGCAGCACCAGCTTCTCACCGACGATGGGCAAGGGCTGATTTTCGAGCGGGACATGAATGATGATGTCCTTGATCGGCCCATGCTTCGTTTGACCGAGCATGATCCTCGAGCCGTCGCCGCGCTCGAGGAAACCGGTATCGCCAGGCTGACCGCCCGAAGTCGCATAAAAGCAGGTCTGATCGAGCTCTATGCCCCCGTCTTCGTGGATCGCGGTAACGACGGCTTCCGCGGTCGAAAGATAGAAATCGTCACGATAGAGGGCATGGACGGTCATATGGTCACGCTGTTGTTTCGTATGGAATGGCGATTTCAGCCCGTTTTTCCAAATAGCCCGGCAGCGGCAGGCCCTTCGACTTCAGGAAGTCGGGATTGAAGAGCTTGGACTGATAGCGATTGCCGTAATCGCACAGGATGGTCACGATCGTATGTCCGGGGCCGAGATCCCTGGCGAGACGAACCGCGCCGGCAATGTTGATGGCAGTCGAGCCGCCGAGGCACAGGCCTTCATATT comes from Rhizobium tropici CIAT 899 and encodes:
- a CDS encoding GNAT family N-acetyltransferase yields the protein MGQPGGYAHRHRSRLSIPAVKTPSSIKVHITRLEMTAPPKASLPVPVNIQTAIMRAPGIPLPFYRYLYRQVGARWHWVERLRLSDEQLAAVLHDQRNDISVLYVNGAPGGFFEYFRQDDETIELSHFGLIENALGLGIGKWFLLQSLYAIWTMNPQRIVTTTNNLDHPRALQLYQMFGFSPISTGEGIVRPLSDKELLELAKKG
- the sseA gene encoding 3-mercaptopyruvate sulfurtransferase, which codes for MAADKSRFVVSADWLQAELGAKDLRILDASFYLPAQKRDADAEYASGHIPGAIRFDQDKIADHSTGLPHMVPSPEFFAAEVGKLGISESDRIVIYDGPGLFASPRVWWLFHIVMGAPNVFVLDGGLDGWKAEGRLLETATPSFAPATFKPTFNADRVVSLDEMREIVDSHSLQIADARSGGRFAATEPEPREGMRSGHMPGAKSLPSGVFATSGKFKSLPELRETIEKAGIDLEKPVVTTCGSGITAAIITLALESLGHGDNKLYDGSWSEWGSRADTPIVTGQD
- a CDS encoding alanyl-tRNA editing protein → MTVHALYRDDFYLSTAEAVVTAIHEDGGIELDQTCFYATSGGQPGDTGFLERGDGSRIMLGQTKHGPIKDIIIHVPLENQPLPIVGEKLVLHIDWARRYKLMRMHTACHLLSVVCPYPITGAAVGEDESRVDFDMGETIDKDEVTAKMMALVKENHPVFVRWITDGELIANPGIVKSKNVRPPMGLGRVSLVCIGEDSAIDSQPCGGTHVSETQEVGAIHIAKIEKKGKENRRFRIRFGVPTNEN